The genomic DNA CAGGGAGTGGCAGATGAAAAAGAGATTGACCGGAATCTTTCCAGCTGGTGTCCTGAAATACCCAGAAAGATCCATTACAGCTGTTATGGTCAAACCAGGAAGTATAGGTACAAAGAAAGATGAAAGCTCTAAGGAGCTCTATTAATTCCATTACATTCATTTTCTGatcaaattgatttaattaGGTCTGTGGTCGACAACCTTTAACATTAAAagagcctttttttaaactagttttCTAATGATCAAAACCTACAGAGCCAAGCTGCATAGATTTACTTCAGTccttaagaaatttggatttgcattgagtacgttctttttaaaatatcacttATGTCTATTTGttgacacaaacaaaagcaaaaatatgagaaactagcatctctcaaaatgtgatttttttattattattttttttattttaacttttaccttaggaaatgctaaattagccaaaaagctagctcgttgcttaaatactagctaaactccaaaatagccttaaattcctcagtacgataaattagtcaaataattTAGCCTGTccctaaaatagaagctataAATTAACCTCAAAAGCCCcactaaataataaattagccaaaaatgttagcatattgctaaaatactagctaaactacaaataagcataaaaaccccagtagaggtcaaattagccaaaaaaactttctggtataaagtaaacataaaaaacaagattttgacagatgacctttcaaaataaagacacCCATATCACATATCTCACTGCAGCAGATGTAGTCATATTGTGTAATTTCaggaaggatttaaaaaaaattgtttttttattgtgtggTACATCTTCACTGGATATTATGAATCTAACAAATTGAAGTTTAATCAAAGCTAATTAAGTCACacctatcattttttttcaaaccataaGGTCtacttaaaatctttaaatttgtttaaaataaataaataaagctgccTTATAATCAATTCTGGCTGTGCTTACTGACATCctattgatatttattttgtacacGGCcctcaaaatgttttggttcGACCTGTGATACACACTGTCCTCTGTTAACACTGTTTGTgcatgagttgaataaagtttaagttagtttaccttctcttttttaaaacttacttTTCACTTTGCAGCTACTTTACAAAACACAAACCTTGGTATTTTTCTGCAACCAGGGAACAAGATGGGCAAAAGAGCCAAatatggctcaaaactgcacattgcagacccctggtgtgGCTAATAATCAACCATTTTTATACAAAGACATATTGATAGAaatgtttgtagattttttttaggtgtgtTATTGCTTTGAATATGCAATTCccatcaaatcaaatctttaaTAAAGTACACAAGTTTGAAGATGTGTTTAATTTTGTTACAAACTAAACTAGATTTTAGGATTTAAGAGGAGAAAATagttgacaaaaatgttagtttatttaaagtgaTATTACTCTGGACTCATTAGGGTCAGAAATTTTTGACTGAAGTCTTGAGGATCAAAACATGAGGAAATCAAGTAAATCCAGACTCCACCGCTAGGGGGCGACAGTCAAAAGACCGTGGGGAAATGGGAGTGGTCAACCACCGTTTCCTATACATCGGAACTTTTCGGTTCTCCGACTGTGATCCCAGCAAAAGCGGAACCTACCTGCGCTTGTTTTGAACGGTTTGTGGATTTTCTTCAACATATAAAAGCAAAttactcataaaaaacatttgtttatagtTACCTGTAGTATTGAATTATAGCTGTTTATGCTTGTAACTACTTCGTTACTAACATTTACCCCGCGTTCTCTCACTTTTCCTCCCCCTCATATCATCGTCgacatttaagctaacatttcgtTCATGCGGCGTTGAATGATTTCTTCGGTTTTCGTTAATCTCGcgagctttttaaaaatcctttcgTGTGACTTTTGATTACGGTGCCAGGAGGTAGTACGAGTGAATCGCTTATAGTAGGAGGATCCCCAATGTTTCTGACGAAAACATTACAACTGTCTCTAAATGATTGACGGTAACATatgttcattttatgttttagaattTTCACACATATAGATGGTTCATAACAGTTTCCAAAGAGTttaggtaataaaaaaaaaaaattaaaggtaaTTAAAGGCGTAAAAAGTAATGAAGAATTATTAATTAATAGCAACATTTTACGTGTTTACTGTGTTTTTGTACTTAAAAGTTTGCTTTTCTCACTCATTCTAATCTCTGTGATTTGTACTTCCACTAGAGAAAACTATTGTACATTATGTTCTTTGACATGTGTTTGGGAGGTTTAAACTAGTTTGCAATGCTCACAATTCTTACCTTAAACCTgtggaaataaatataaaatttaaaaagaaattgctAAATATTTCCTTCAGTggttggaaaaataaacaaaacccaacatatttaatgtttttatttgtttttattgttactgattacaATTATTTGggtattgtgtttttaatgcccctttaaaatataaatgattatttgttttaaccaaaatatttttcatttaaaaatgtagaaatagctttttttaccttgttttttttagaccCATTCCAACGAAAAtcgtatttttaacatgtttttgtaaccttttttcatgatctttttttttttttgctctggtaatgttaggttaggggtgtgaggggctgtaaccTAAGGGGgagggtgtaaacaaagagatgatgggaagtcagggtaGGCTTACTTCTGCACTAAGATTCCTCAGAAGTGATTTTCTATTGAACTActcctggggcccgttccaagaagtaggttttgttggaactctgagtttgtgaactccaaattcagtaaaactctgagttttcagaAAGTGAGTTTtcaaacccgtgaaagtgggtgaaaccaagcccgttccaagaagcgggttaagctgaactcagaatcaatcactatggtaactgagtctgtgaacgaaacctggtctggagcaggttttcttcaggaaacttagagttctctgcgatcttcgcccctttttaaagtgaaagatgttcaaatatgagttcctcatgaacatttagagaacattcacattagagatgtcacgttttcaccactcagaaaccaaaatgacatgttcattcatagaggatcatgtagagaggaggctgattaatccagaggaaatgttatttacgtcggtagaggatttggaggacacgagtcgactgactgcagtttcccaattcatttttatttcagcgatattataaatagtgagtttttccagggacttgctattaaaaaaatacagttttcttttccttattttaaacccttaacaatagaaagTATTGAATGTCAGACACCAGGAAAGCATCTGTACTCATCCACCGTCCAGCACTTGCGTCAAACATTAGCTCggttgtcagcaacgctgcttcccAGTGTGGAGTTTGATTCCCGGCTATGGAAATTGTTTTtacgcttaaaaaaagaattcagcgaatattttttaagtcttgagaattaaaattaaataaatacttttttaacatatgccaggcagctacagtttctttttagcgtgcagtgatatccgtgtgtgtggtggtggtggtggtggtgggggggttaccaaaactggtcattcatgcgattacagagattactggttaaattagtaacagatcaaaacaattccttactcaacaagagacaaaataaccttcctgacattatttattcattgtttggaatcattcaaataactgcagatattttctttctgttctaccgctgcagctgtgttgcttttcttgatgaaaatgttctcctatagtcgcatatgcttgaaagaacttatcaatttccgccgccgGAAGTACCAAACTCAGGTGTTTGCTCCCGGtcccatggtgaatcatgctgtctttgatcagggcttttaatggtcgtgacgctcacacctgattcNNNNNNNNNNNNNNNNNNNNNNNNNNNNNNNNNNNNNNNNNNNNNNNNNNNNNNNNNNNNNNNNNNNNNNNNNNNNNNNNNNNNNNNNNNNctcctatagtcgcatatgcttgaaggaacttatcaatttccaaAATCTGGAAGTACCAAACTCAGATGTTTGCTCCCGGtcccatggtgaatcgtgctgtttttgatcagggcttttaatggtcgtgacgctcacacctgattctggttctgacaacttcaagttgattgaatcaaacattttcagctgttctgaaaccaaaaaccctgagtttgagaattttgagtccagtgactctaagttcaggtttgaactctaaatttgttgaacctgcttcttggaacgggcccctgctctgcagagactatgtccaagaaaacaagtcagatttttagatttttatcttATAAACAGCATAATCGTAATTctaagaccactgggaactatTTTGAGATGGTTGCTGTTTGACTTTAATCATGGCtcttcagattttattttgaaaagagaaaatatagGCTTAATCTTTTATAAACACTTAGATGTTTTTCAACTACTTTCCACGGTAAAGCAACAAGTTGTGTGAACATTTAATTAAGTTTAGTTTCctaatttttaaatatgcaaAGACAACCTTTCTGTAGGATATCAACAAaacagcacattaaaaaaaacaaaagcaaaaaaaaaaaaaaactgcgaaAAGAATTAATGAGTGGGACAAAGCCATGTGGAAAATATCATGTGACGTTTACTGTGTTTGAAAAGAATACACTGAGGTTTTGTCCTTCATGTCCCACTTTCTTGTCATGCTTCATGGCGATTTAAGAATGAATATGATGATCAAAACTCTGCCTAATTTAATATTAACTGCCttcatgtcctagaaaactaaaaTAGTACACTGTACCTCATCTTTTAGAGCACCAATTTTCAGGTCTTATTTAATAGTatacaattaaaatacattttatttgtaattttttaacaggATTTCTCATGTAGACGATGgagtattttagcttttttatgctaCCTTTGATTTAAGAtttcaaaaacaacacattagTTCTGAAATTGATGTTTATGCTGTTGTTTGCCATCAGGAATCAGGATGTTTTACACTTGTGGACCCAATGAAGCCATGGTGGTGTCTGGTAATAGCCTCTTGTTTGTTATACTATAATGACAGTATATTGAGAGacacattttagcttttaaagatgttttaatatGGTTAGAAATGTTGCCATGGTTACATGCCTTGGGCATTCACACAGACATGAAACAGAGCACTGATAAGATCTTATGACTACTGTTAGTTCAATTTCTGTATGACGTTTTCACAATCACATTCTGTCATAGGAATGAGGTTTCAGTTTCAAGTTGCTTCATTTTACTGAGTGATGGCGCCTCTGGTGTTtatgctcctcctcctcttctcctccaggCTGTGGGCGCTCTCCCCCACTAATGATAGCAGGAGGGAGAGTGTTCGTCTTCCCATGTATTCAGAAGATTCAGAGGTAATCTAGttttctatcattttatttagaCCACACACGAGGAATAAGAGCCTCTACTCTTTCTGTTTACTCTGAcatgtttgtttattcttttcctttcagaatCACTCTCAACACCTTGACTCTAAATGTGAGGAGTGACAAAGTCTACACTCGCCATGGCGTCCCCATCTCTGTCACCGGCATCGCACAGGTGGGTTTGGCGATTTTTATGACCCAAATATTGGTCAACATAGAACATATTTCATTCATGTTGTGGTTTTCTTCAGGTGAAAATCCAGGGCCAGAACAAGGAGATGCTGGCCACTGCCTGTCAGATGTTCATGGGCAAATCCGAGTTTGAGATTTCCCAGATTGCACTGGAGACGCTGGAGGGTCATCAGCGAGCCATCATCGCTCATTTAACCGTAGAGGTCGGTGTTCAATAGATCATCCTTCAGAAGACCGTTTCAGAGAGAAGATCAGAACAATGTGCTCGTGTTTAGGAGATCTACCAGGACCGGAAGAAGTTCTCCGAGCAGGTTTACAAAGTGGCCTCCTCTGACCTGGTCAACATGGGGATCGGTGTCGTCAGCTACACGCTCAAAGATGTTCACGATGATCAGGTacgttttatttttgccatCTGTGTGTATGgaagaggctccgcccacaaaaGCTTTTATGGTCAGTGTGTTTCCTCTCAGTGTAATGGCCTCAAATGATAAAGACAGTCAAGTCTTCCATCCTCCCTTCAGTCTTCAGATAAAGTAGTCTTAAAAGCCTTTCTGGTGTTTTTCATGTACCACAGTGGTGCTTCCTGTTTGAATTGAGTTGCCTGGCCTCATTTTTGTCCCGGGCATGTCTGCACAGTATCAACATCTTTTTGTTCTGGTTTTCACACAGATCATGTTACATGGaagctttttgtttatttagcaaAATGGACCcagacgttttttttctttttctctcagttCTTCTTATTGTAAAGTCCTGTTACTAACACAAAATATGGTTGttttgtactgttttttttaactttatgccTGATAGATTTATGTCCTTCCTAGTGATACTAGTtgagtggttttatttttaagagtatACTGAATCTTTTTGCTTGTTTGACATGTTGCTTTAATCTTTCACAATTGCAGGACTACCTGAACTCCCTGGGTAAAGCACGAACGGCCCAAGTCCAGAGGGATGCCAGGATTGGAGAGGCTCAGTACAAGCGAGACGCTGTCATCCAAGTAAAtcatgctaacacaacaaaagaaGGTCTAAAGcagtggtctccaacctttttcaggccctGGACCAGTttaattagacaatattttcatagACAAGTCCGAACAGAACTGAAGCTGGTATTTTTGAGCTTCCAGCTACtgaaaattgttttcaaaataaaatgctactacagtttgtttaaaaaaagtctaaaaatatcaattttttatacagatgatgaagattcaatgaaacaaagttgttagaagttgtttctgattccataaaggaaacttttttttttgtaaatgccattttaacactcaattcaggctctgattatctttcagggcaaaaagattgatcaCATTTTGTCTTTATGTAAATCTTCATGTACTGGaaatttttttcaacacaaaggaacattttctgtgctaaattTCTGAACGGAGGTCTACCTAATTCAGCCTTGATataggaaaattctcaaatgtcctttttacaagtttacacaaatcagcaactttatccgattgaatcttcattctctgtaaaatgtttgcagctggTTCAAACTTTGTGATAAAAATGTTCCCTTTATTGTGGAGGCTAACAGTCTGACACAAGCATCAGCTATATACAACCTTTAAGGTatgatgaacaaataaaaaataaatacaatgctGCAAGCGTCAGAAATCTGGTATTCTCTAAATGTAATATAACCGTGAATCCACCGTGTGTCAGCATCTATATTATCTGCGTGTGTTAAACAGTCGAGAGTCTGTCGCCGCATATTAGACAGAGCGGCTTCTGCTACATCAGGACAACTGTCTCAGTTATTCAGTATGAGGAGGAAGACTcccggttttgtctgtaaacagcagctcgattgttctttgaagtcgtATGCTCTTCTTCAGTTTCCTCATCGACTCTTTTCTGAagaaactttctaaaaatgttttattgtttggtttttgttagtttttaagcTTTGGGCTACTAATTTAGCATGACATGCAAGTAGCCACTTTAAGTCCCGAGACAAAGTCgaatgttgtgaacagaattcgtcagttttccaaaataaacctTCCTTCGGGATCAGAAAATAAGCTGGGACTTCAAGACAAACGGCACCCTTTTGACCCTCTTTTGTCCGTCGCCTACAGGAGGCCCGTGCCATGCAGGAAAAGGTGTCGGCTCAGTACAAGAACGAGATTGAAATGGCAAAAGCCCAAAGAGATTATGAACTGAAGAAAGCGGTGTATGACACCGAGGTCAACGCCAAGAAGGCGGAGTCAGAAATGGCCTACCAGCTTCAGGTAGAGGTTTCCTCTCATCATGTGATAATCGTTTGTTTTTgggattgattgattggtttattggtttatttcaagcatagattgaaaaaaaatacaggacaaaacacaattgcttcaaactcattacagaaacaattgaatgcattgattagaaaatagaaaatgaaaataaaacgcacttatgtcacattttcttcattcattttggTGATacttaactaaagtcagtagagtttgattgatcgcttgaaaaggagtgggaagaagcgaatttatataatcccaccgcTACTTAGTtacttaatttaaatgttttgtttttcttttgtaattctCAATAGTAAAttgaagtgcttgttgattattttcatcaaacattatttcagtaaacagtaacatccATCATACATCATAATAGATATATAATACTcattatcatcaaaatacaaatgcagaaaaaataatcattacacattgagatcaatttttaaagtaacaatagagTTCTTATTGATCATTCACTGAAagaattcttatatattttcagtaaacattaatgattcacacaatttataataatcattgattatctttagaacacataattacaACAATCCTGTAATTattgctacatattttggatcaagtaaagaaaattaataccatagtgatagtaaacttttcagtaatcattactgtacattacataacataaaactcattgattacatttgaaaaagctgattatttcatcacattgaagttcagacatttggaaTTATTCAAACACCAGTTGATCCTTTCGTCTTATCTTCATATTGTGaaattagagtttctttatacattttcttgaatttataaatgcttgaacattgtttgagctctttacttaacttgttccagagtttggtgccacacacagaaacacagaaacttttctttgtggttcttatcaatctgaccttgaagttcctgcatcctctcagtttgtatcctccttcattttctaagaactgtttttGGATATTGTACGGTAATGTTTTCCCACTAGCTCTGTAGTGTAAACTGTGCAGTGCAAAAATCAACAAGGTCATACAGTTTTAGAattctggattgataaaataaattgttagtgGGATCATTCTGGGTTCTAAATAAAAGCGTTTGGGTCACATACTCCAGGTAGCCAAGACAAAGCAGCTCATTGAGGAGGAGAAGATGCAGGTTATGGTGGTGGAGCGTGCGCAGCAGATTATGCTGCAGGATCAGGAAATAATCCGCAAGGAGAAGGAGCTGGAGGCCAAAGTGAAGAAGCCTGCGGATGCTGAGAAATATAGGCTGGAGAAGTTGGCTGAGGCCCAGCGGTGAGTTCAGACGTCTGCAGCTTTCATCAGAGCTGGAGTCTTTATAGTAATGTTCATTTTCTCCTGTGTGCTGCAGCTTGCAGCTCATCATGGAGGCTGAGGCCGAGGCGGAGTCCATCAAAGTGAGAGCTGCCCCGTTTGATTTCTCCTGATAGATTTTTCATCATTTGCTCTGAGTAGCAAACATTTAACAGTATTGTTCCTTATTCACGTCCATCTTCCAGCTTCGTCCTCACAGGCCTGTTTGTTCTCGTCCACACAGATGAAAGGCGAGGCCGAGGCTTTCGCTCTGGAGGCTAAAGGCCGCGCTGAAGCTGAGCAGATGGCCAAAAAGGCCGAGGCCTTCAAGCAATACAAAGAGGGAGCTATGGTGGACATGCTGCTGGAGAAACTCCCACTGGTCAGTttaatgctttcaaaataagagtttctGTAATGATCAACCATCAAGGAAGGAAACCAGGAACATGTTAGGAAATAAATAGGACAAATAGTCAGCACGTAAATGTGGCCTTATATTTTAGTTTCCATCAtcttactttacttttgttttacatgttgaTGCAATACTTCtttattgttgtcattttttgcaatttttttgctttttgcaaTGTAAATGATTAGTTTTGCTTTGATTAtttatattgtaaaattgttcggACTTCTCATTTTAACTGGTATTGGGCCACTAATCtaaaatagtgctgccacaaacgattattttaatagtcgattaatcactgATCAtgttttccgattagtcgactaatcgggtcatgtgcaaagtggatgtaaagcactcatcttagccatcattagatttaaactaacaaaaactagATATGTTCACACTGGCATTACCCCAGATAGAATGCTGTAAAATTAATTTGGCCatagaagatgctagtgacaatacctgaagatgctgatagccaactaaaatattagttaaaggccaaattagccaaaaaaaaggcttagccaaaacagctagcatgtagctgaaatattagctaaactcaaaaagagcctaaaaaaacttaataaaggcaaaaatagtccaaaaagctagtataatgccaatataactttcaactttactacactttgactccacataatataaaataacgactaattgacCATTAAtatagtcgtcgactattttaatagtcgatcagttgactaatcgtggcagccctaatctgaaataatagtaatttatttttaacttctgaaTGAAAACGTTCTGAATCTTTGAGATTCCTACTGATCTTAAATGTCTCCTTTGTCGTGCAGATGGCGGAGGCCATCAGCACGCCGCTGTCAAACGCCCAGAAGATCACCATGGTGTCCAGCGGCGGCTCAGAGGTGGGAGCATCCAAACTCGCGGGAGAGGTGCTCGA from Oryzias melastigma strain HK-1 linkage group LG16, ASM292280v2, whole genome shotgun sequence includes the following:
- the flot1b gene encoding flotillin-1b is translated as MFYTCGPNEAMVVSGCGRSPPLMIAGGRVFVFPCIQKIQRITLNTLTLNVRSDKVYTRHGVPISVTGIAQVKIQGQNKEMLATACQMFMGKSEFEISQIALETLEGHQRAIIAHLTVEEIYQDRKKFSEQVYKVASSDLVNMGIGVVSYTLKDVHDDQDYLNSLGKARTAQVQRDARIGEAQYKRDAVIQEARAMQEKVSAQYKNEIEMAKAQRDYELKKAVYDTEVNAKKAESEMAYQLQVAKTKQLIEEEKMQVMVVERAQQIMLQDQEIIRKEKELEAKVKKPADAEKYRLEKLAEAQRLQLIMEAEAEAESIKMKGEAEAFALEAKGRAEAEQMAKKAEAFKQYKEGAMVDMLLEKLPLMAEAISTPLSNAQKITMVSSGGSEVGASKLAGEVLDIMTRVPGALEKLTGVDISQTAGKTTLVH